One Desulfobulbus propionicus DSM 2032 DNA segment encodes these proteins:
- the ispG gene encoding flavodoxin-dependent (E)-4-hydroxy-3-methylbut-2-enyl-diphosphate synthase — MIERKTTRQIHVGPVAIGGGAPIAVQSMTNTLTSEVEATVAQIRRLEQAGCEIIRVAVPDQAAAESITAIREQITIPLIADIHFDSRLAVAAMEHGAQGVRINPGNLGGPDKLARVVAAATMHRVPIRVGVNSGSIEKDLLKQFGYPTPERPDALIESALGNVRLLEEQGFFDIKISIKSSDTLTTIAGYRQLAQRTEYPLHLGVTEAGGLIAGTVKSSVALGILLSEGIGDTFRISLTRDPVEEIRVGYELLRSLRIRERGPELISCPTCGRTRIDLFTLAEQVEQRLQTMESNLKVAVMGCVVNGPGEAREADIGIAGGHGVGIVFKKGEIYKKVPEADLLPVFLEELERLEAERKTKA; from the coding sequence ATGATTGAACGCAAGACAACGCGCCAGATTCATGTCGGGCCGGTGGCCATTGGTGGCGGGGCGCCCATTGCGGTGCAGTCAATGACCAACACCCTGACCAGCGAGGTCGAGGCCACCGTGGCCCAGATTCGACGACTGGAGCAGGCCGGATGCGAGATTATCCGGGTGGCGGTTCCGGATCAAGCGGCGGCCGAGTCCATCACCGCCATCCGTGAGCAGATCACCATCCCCCTGATTGCCGACATCCATTTCGATTCCCGTTTGGCGGTGGCTGCCATGGAGCATGGCGCCCAGGGCGTCCGCATCAATCCCGGCAATCTGGGTGGACCGGACAAACTGGCGCGGGTGGTGGCCGCGGCCACGATGCACCGGGTACCCATCCGGGTCGGGGTCAATTCCGGCTCCATCGAGAAGGATCTGCTCAAGCAATTTGGTTACCCCACCCCGGAGCGCCCTGATGCGCTCATCGAAAGCGCGCTGGGCAATGTCCGTCTGCTGGAAGAGCAGGGATTTTTCGACATCAAGATTTCGATTAAATCCTCGGACACCCTGACGACCATCGCCGGGTACCGCCAGTTGGCGCAGCGGACCGAGTATCCGCTCCACCTTGGGGTTACCGAGGCGGGGGGGCTGATCGCCGGTACGGTCAAATCGAGCGTAGCCCTGGGCATTCTGCTGTCCGAGGGGATCGGCGACACCTTTCGCATTTCCCTGACCCGCGACCCGGTGGAAGAGATTCGGGTCGGCTATGAACTGCTGCGCTCCTTGCGCATCCGCGAGCGCGGTCCCGAGCTGATCTCCTGCCCGACCTGCGGCCGCACCCGCATCGATCTCTTTACCCTGGCCGAGCAGGTGGAGCAGCGGCTGCAGACCATGGAGAGCAACCTCAAGGTGGCGGTCATGGGCTGCGTGGTCAATGGTCCGGGCGAGGCGCGCGAGGCCGACATCGGCATTGCCGGCGGTCATGGGGTCGGCATTGTCTTTAAAAAAGGCGAAATTTATAAAAAGGTTCCGGAGGCGGATCTGCTGCCGGTCTTTCTTGAGGAACTGGAACGACTGGAAGCGGAGCGCAAAACCAAGGCGTGA
- a CDS encoding proline--tRNA ligase, translated as MRYSQMLLPTTKETPSEAEVVSHQLLVRGGFIRKLTSGMYTYLPMGFLALQKVTEIVRQEMNRAGAQEILMPMVQPGDLWEESGRWKKYGPELLRFRDRHDRDYCLGPTHEEVVTDVARRELQSYRQLPINLYQIQTKFRDEIRPRFGLMRGREFVMKDAYSFDVDDAGASRSYEIMRQAYHRIFERCGLEFRAVEADSGAIGGSFSHEFMVLAETGEDTLVICESCSYAANVEKAAIALAEAAPSMEVLRELVKVETPGMKKVDKVAEFLKVEPAAVIKTLFYLADGVVVAALVRGDREVQSVKLKNLLGATDVEPLDEEQIWQQTRLPVGYLGPVGLELKMVADQEVMRMVNAVAGANEKGCHLTGVNPGRDFTPDVVGDLRQITVNDRCPVCGGGLRLKEGIEVGHIFKLGTKYSEAMKANFQDSDGQEKPFVMGCYGIGVSRVVAAAIEQNHDAKGIIFPVPLAPFQVIVLNLGPKDEGYCTAAEDLYTQLRAQGLDVLLDDRDERPGSKFADADLLGIPYRLTVGKTFEKEGKVEIRSRKTGETQVLSLEEATAYLAERVHLALS; from the coding sequence ATGCGTTATTCACAGATGCTGTTGCCCACCACCAAGGAAACCCCGTCGGAGGCGGAGGTCGTCAGCCATCAGCTGTTGGTGCGGGGCGGATTCATTCGCAAACTGACTTCGGGCATGTACACCTACTTGCCCATGGGATTTCTCGCCCTGCAGAAGGTGACCGAGATCGTCCGCCAGGAGATGAACCGCGCCGGCGCCCAGGAGATTCTCATGCCCATGGTGCAGCCGGGCGATCTGTGGGAGGAGTCGGGGCGGTGGAAGAAGTATGGTCCGGAACTGCTCCGCTTCCGTGATCGTCATGACCGCGATTACTGCCTCGGGCCGACCCACGAGGAGGTGGTGACCGATGTCGCCCGTCGCGAACTGCAATCCTACCGGCAGTTGCCGATCAATCTCTACCAGATCCAGACCAAGTTCCGCGACGAAATCCGGCCGCGTTTCGGCCTGATGCGCGGCCGCGAGTTCGTGATGAAGGATGCCTATTCCTTTGACGTCGACGATGCCGGCGCCAGTCGCAGCTACGAGATCATGCGCCAGGCCTACCATCGCATCTTCGAGCGCTGCGGTCTGGAATTTCGCGCGGTCGAAGCCGACAGCGGCGCCATCGGCGGCTCCTTTTCCCATGAATTCATGGTGTTGGCCGAAACCGGCGAGGATACCCTGGTGATTTGCGAGTCCTGCAGTTATGCCGCCAATGTCGAGAAGGCAGCCATTGCCCTTGCCGAGGCCGCTCCTTCGATGGAAGTTCTGCGGGAGCTGGTCAAGGTCGAAACTCCCGGGATGAAGAAGGTCGACAAGGTGGCCGAGTTTCTCAAGGTGGAGCCGGCTGCGGTGATCAAGACCCTGTTCTACCTGGCCGACGGTGTGGTGGTGGCGGCCCTGGTGCGGGGCGATCGCGAGGTGCAGTCGGTCAAACTGAAGAACCTGCTGGGCGCCACCGATGTCGAGCCCCTGGACGAGGAGCAGATCTGGCAGCAGACCCGTCTGCCCGTGGGCTATCTCGGGCCGGTGGGCCTGGAGCTGAAGATGGTGGCCGACCAGGAGGTGATGCGCATGGTCAACGCCGTGGCCGGGGCCAACGAGAAGGGCTGCCATCTCACCGGCGTCAATCCGGGCCGCGATTTTACCCCCGATGTGGTCGGCGACCTGCGACAAATCACGGTGAATGACCGCTGCCCCGTCTGCGGCGGCGGCTTGCGGCTCAAGGAGGGTATCGAGGTCGGCCATATCTTCAAGCTCGGCACCAAATATTCCGAGGCCATGAAAGCCAACTTCCAGGACAGTGACGGCCAGGAAAAACCCTTTGTCATGGGTTGCTACGGTATCGGCGTCAGCCGGGTGGTGGCCGCGGCCATCGAGCAGAACCACGATGCCAAGGGTATCATCTTTCCGGTGCCGCTGGCCCCCTTCCAGGTGATTGTCCTCAACCTCGGCCCCAAGGATGAAGGCTACTGCACGGCGGCTGAAGACCTGTACACTCAACTCCGGGCCCAGGGGTTGGACGTGCTTCTCGACGACCGTGACGAGCGGCCGGGGTCCAAATTTGCCGATGCCGATCTGCTCGGCATTCCCTACCGGCTTACCGTGGGCAAGACCTTCGAGAAGGAAGGCAAGGTGGAGATCCGTTCCCGCAAGACCGGGGAAACGCAGGTCCTCTCCCTGGAGGAGGCGACGGCATATCTCGCCGAACGCGTTCACCTGGCTCTTTCCTGA
- a CDS encoding RelA/SpoT family protein: protein MPNIQPLLSLASGYLHGVDLTPLAKAYEFVCERHAGQYYDTGEPYVDHLLAVASSLASMKLDLDTIVAGLLHGTLKEQVATHEELKKKFGNDVANIVDGATRITNVRYNSQLAHEAENIRKLLLAMGADIRVLLVKLADRLQDMLNLDAVREEERRAKSRETMDLYAPLASRIGIEWLKRELEDLAFKYLLPVEYADLTAHLESTLAERQAYVDEVIEILHEKLRANKIVPVRIIGRPKHIYSIYKKLVAQRIPLERVYDKVAFRIIVRTVKECYQALGTVHADWTPVPGRIKDWISAPKSNNYQSLHTTVAGPHGHFIEIQIRTEEMDRVAQEGVAAHWAYKEGQKITSGDARLFKEIKRLVQSLQEVEDPGEFMESLRGELFEPDVFALTPTGEVRELPRGSTPIDFAYSIHSAVGDTCVGAKVNGQIVQLKHELQSGDIVEILTQKNQHPRRAWLQLVKTSRARTRIRQYLRREEKERSLKLGREICERELKKYDVNLRGLLKSGHLRLLLKQLNCSSLEDMLVRVGSGSITVPHLIRTLQPEEFREAEEKRRIAEMVERAQRAAEESRAGATRSDIIDIDGVDNMLVKISQCCRPVPGDPIIGFITTGSGISVHKADCHNLQATDPTRWLEVSWAGSPQSTHRAGLLIRAENRKNLLADISGTISADDADIVELNARTTVENIAELEVLLEVVNLKHLQLLQQHLLQMPEVIEVRRR, encoded by the coding sequence ATGCCGAACATTCAACCGCTTCTCTCCCTGGCTTCCGGGTATTTGCACGGGGTCGACCTGACGCCGCTTGCCAAGGCCTACGAGTTCGTCTGCGAACGCCACGCCGGCCAGTATTACGATACCGGCGAACCCTATGTCGATCATCTCCTGGCCGTGGCTTCGAGCCTGGCCTCGATGAAGCTCGACCTGGACACCATTGTCGCCGGTCTGCTCCACGGCACGCTCAAGGAGCAGGTGGCCACCCATGAGGAACTGAAAAAAAAGTTCGGCAACGATGTCGCCAATATCGTCGATGGCGCCACCCGCATCACCAACGTCCGCTACAACTCGCAGCTGGCCCACGAGGCGGAGAACATTCGCAAGCTGCTCCTGGCCATGGGCGCGGATATCCGCGTGCTTCTGGTCAAACTGGCTGACCGTCTGCAGGACATGCTCAACCTCGATGCGGTCAGGGAGGAAGAAAGGCGGGCCAAGTCACGGGAGACCATGGACCTCTATGCGCCGCTGGCCAGTCGTATCGGTATCGAATGGCTGAAGCGCGAGCTGGAGGATCTGGCCTTCAAGTATCTGCTGCCGGTGGAATATGCTGACCTGACCGCCCACCTGGAGAGCACCCTGGCCGAGCGTCAGGCCTACGTGGACGAGGTTATCGAGATCCTGCACGAAAAGCTGCGGGCCAACAAGATCGTGCCGGTGCGGATCATCGGCCGGCCCAAGCACATCTACTCGATCTACAAGAAGCTGGTGGCCCAACGCATTCCCCTGGAGCGGGTCTACGACAAGGTGGCCTTCCGCATCATCGTCCGCACGGTCAAGGAGTGCTACCAGGCCCTGGGCACGGTGCATGCCGACTGGACGCCGGTGCCCGGACGGATCAAGGACTGGATCAGCGCGCCCAAGTCCAACAACTATCAGTCGTTGCACACCACAGTCGCCGGACCGCACGGCCATTTCATCGAGATTCAGATCCGTACCGAGGAGATGGATCGGGTGGCCCAGGAGGGCGTGGCCGCCCATTGGGCCTACAAGGAGGGGCAGAAGATCACCAGCGGTGATGCCCGGCTGTTCAAGGAGATCAAGAGGCTGGTGCAGTCGCTGCAGGAGGTCGAGGACCCGGGCGAATTCATGGAATCGTTGCGCGGCGAACTGTTCGAACCCGATGTCTTCGCCCTGACTCCCACCGGCGAGGTGCGCGAACTGCCCCGAGGGAGTACGCCGATCGATTTCGCCTATTCGATTCATTCGGCGGTCGGCGACACCTGTGTCGGCGCCAAGGTCAACGGTCAGATCGTCCAGCTCAAGCATGAACTGCAGAGCGGCGACATCGTCGAGATCCTCACCCAGAAGAACCAGCACCCCCGCCGTGCCTGGTTGCAGCTGGTCAAGACCAGCCGGGCCCGCACCCGCATCCGCCAGTACCTGCGACGCGAGGAAAAGGAACGCTCGCTCAAGCTCGGCCGGGAGATCTGCGAGCGGGAACTGAAGAAGTACGATGTCAACCTGCGCGGTCTGCTCAAGAGCGGCCATTTGCGTCTGCTGCTCAAGCAGCTCAACTGCAGCTCGCTGGAGGACATGCTCGTGCGGGTGGGCAGCGGCTCGATCACCGTGCCCCATCTCATCCGGACCCTGCAGCCTGAAGAATTTCGCGAGGCCGAGGAGAAACGGCGGATCGCGGAGATGGTCGAGCGGGCGCAGCGCGCCGCCGAGGAGAGCCGGGCTGGCGCCACCCGAAGCGACATCATCGACATTGACGGCGTCGACAACATGCTGGTCAAGATCAGTCAATGTTGCCGGCCGGTCCCCGGCGATCCGATCATCGGTTTCATCACCACCGGTTCCGGCATCTCGGTGCACAAGGCCGACTGCCACAACCTGCAGGCCACCGATCCCACCCGCTGGCTGGAGGTTTCCTGGGCCGGTTCGCCGCAGAGCACCCACCGGGCCGGACTGCTGATCCGGGCCGAGAATCGCAAGAATCTGCTGGCCGATATCAGTGGCACCATCAGCGCCGACGATGCCGATATCGTCGAGCTGAACGCCCGTACCACGGTGGAAAACATCGCCGAATTGGAGGTGCTGCTTGAAGTGGTCAATCTCAAACACCTGCAGCTCCTGCAGCAACACCTGCTGCAGATGCCGGAGGTGATCGAGGTCCGGCGGAGATAG
- a CDS encoding Smr/MutS family protein: protein MGVTLCSVCGNEVAPGPLQCPYCQAACGVNLPRPAEVLHRQVNLKQGMPLVQQALDRLESAIRQNAAEGCKVLTLIHGYGSSGTGGAIKTAVQHQLQFLRHQGRIEAIIPGEHFEGRSGRGRQLLRRFPFLAAHRDLNRANPGVTLVVL from the coding sequence ATGGGAGTGACGCTCTGTTCGGTATGCGGCAACGAGGTTGCACCTGGGCCGTTGCAGTGCCCGTACTGCCAGGCCGCGTGTGGCGTCAACCTGCCACGCCCTGCCGAGGTGCTGCACCGCCAGGTCAATTTGAAACAGGGCATGCCGCTGGTCCAGCAGGCGCTCGATCGCCTGGAAAGTGCAATTCGCCAGAACGCCGCCGAAGGGTGCAAGGTCTTGACCCTGATTCACGGCTACGGTTCAAGCGGCACCGGCGGGGCGATCAAGACCGCTGTCCAGCACCAGTTGCAGTTCCTGCGGCATCAGGGTCGGATCGAGGCGATTATTCCCGGGGAACACTTTGAAGGCCGCTCCGGCCGCGGCCGTCAGTTGTTGCGCCGCTTTCCCTTTCTCGCTGCCCACCGTGATCTCAATCGCGCCAACCCCGGCGTTACCCTGGTCGTACTGTAA
- the rph gene encoding ribonuclease PH: MRSGERSADALRPFSVEYGVQPHADGSVLIRMGNTHVLCGVTVEDRVPPFLKDKGQGWITAEYGMLPCATHSRGRREAVSGLSGRTHEIQRLIGRSLRMMVDLSLLGEHTLRVDCDVLNADGGTRCASITGGALAVKMALARMVERGRLPALPPLLPVAAISAGVVAGQPVLDLDYAEDSSAEVDANFVMSGDGRWIEVQSTAEGGPFHPQLFTAMAELAARGTGQLFGLWETRG, encoded by the coding sequence ATGCGCAGCGGTGAACGTTCGGCCGATGCATTGCGGCCGTTCAGTGTGGAATACGGGGTTCAGCCCCATGCCGACGGCTCGGTGCTGATCCGCATGGGCAATACCCATGTGCTGTGCGGGGTTACGGTGGAGGATCGGGTGCCGCCTTTTCTCAAGGACAAAGGTCAGGGCTGGATCACCGCCGAGTACGGCATGTTGCCCTGCGCCACCCACAGTCGGGGGCGGCGGGAAGCGGTTTCCGGTCTGTCCGGGCGGACCCATGAAATCCAGCGGCTGATCGGGCGCTCCCTGCGGATGATGGTGGACTTGAGCCTCTTGGGCGAGCACACCCTGCGGGTCGATTGCGATGTGCTCAACGCCGACGGCGGCACCCGCTGCGCATCGATTACCGGCGGCGCGCTCGCGGTAAAAATGGCCCTGGCGCGCATGGTCGAGCGCGGTCGATTGCCGGCCCTGCCGCCGTTGCTGCCGGTGGCGGCGATCAGCGCCGGGGTGGTGGCTGGTCAGCCGGTGCTCGATCTCGATTATGCCGAGGATTCGTCCGCCGAGGTGGACGCCAACTTCGTCATGAGCGGCGACGGCCGCTGGATCGAGGTCCAGAGCACGGCCGAGGGCGGACCCTTCCATCCACAATTGTTCACCGCCATGGCGGAACTGGCTGCACGGGGCACTGGCCAGTTGTTTGGTCTATGGGAAACGAGGGGATAA
- a CDS encoding NUDIX hydrolase, which translates to MFTNPADEIVTIVDRDNTPLGAVTRRIMRQQRLIHRASYILVFNTAGELFIQKRSMNKDIYPGYWDLAAGGVVLDGESYEESARRELHEELGITGLKLRPLFDQYYEDDRNRVWGRIFACTSNGPFTLQASEIEHGRFIPLGQIEQLHQIEPVTPDGLVLLQRLPR; encoded by the coding sequence ATGTTCACCAATCCCGCCGACGAGATCGTGACCATCGTTGATCGTGACAACACTCCCCTGGGCGCGGTCACCCGCCGGATCATGCGCCAGCAACGCCTCATCCACCGGGCCAGTTACATCCTGGTCTTCAACACCGCTGGCGAGCTGTTCATCCAGAAACGGTCGATGAACAAGGACATTTATCCCGGCTACTGGGACCTGGCCGCCGGCGGCGTGGTCCTGGACGGGGAAAGCTACGAGGAATCAGCGCGGCGGGAACTGCATGAAGAGCTGGGCATAACAGGACTCAAACTCCGCCCCCTCTTTGATCAGTACTACGAGGACGATCGCAACCGCGTCTGGGGCCGCATCTTTGCCTGTACCAGCAACGGCCCGTTCACCCTGCAGGCAAGCGAGATCGAGCACGGCCGGTTTATCCCCTTGGGCCAGATTGAACAGCTGCATCAGATCGAGCCGGTCACTCCGGACGGCCTGGTACTGCTCCAGCGGCTGCCGCGCTAG
- the rlmKL gene encoding bifunctional 23S rRNA (guanine(2069)-N(7))-methyltransferase RlmK/23S rRNA (guanine(2445)-N(2))-methyltransferase RlmL codes for MYRIRPTSKKKKKQPLRFTATCGFGLEPLVSEEIASFGGEQIDAHPGAVTWSGHLESGYRACLWSRFASRILLELARFDAPNPDALYAHAGNILWDEHFTAQQTFAVHTTLVNASLTHSQFASLRIKDAIVDQFRKRFGKRPDVNAFAPDIRLNLHVQGTGASLSLDLSGESLHRRGYRTGSGEAPLKETLAAAIVRLSGWLDRRQAEPILLDPMCGGGTLLIEAALMLSDSAPGLLRKTFGFMAWNKHDPLLWERLVQEALDREGRSLPETWPQFIGYDADPKVVAAARKNVIAAGLRDVIVIKQRQLARLQSPGPRGCLLTNPPYGERLSEKEAVKYLYRCLGRVFRSQFSGWTLGFFTANPDLAEMTGMQWQERHRLFNGPIKCQLLVGQESQMGEKAVHRWAPVALAAGSPGEDLANRLIKNCTTLLPWAEAEGITCFRLYDGDIPEYNLAIDCYEEWLHVQEYAPPATIDPAKAEERFQQALQVIRAVFDVPRSRLFIKTRQKQKGAQQYQKKPGTGTLYEVREGGGRFLVNFTDYLDTGLFLDHRLTRTRLGQLTHGKTFLNLFAYTGSATVYAAMGGATATTTVDVSETYLSRAQANLALNGFGGPLHQCVEADCMDWLKRNHDRFGVIFVDPPTFSNARHRKQTFDIQNDHPALLRLAMQHLTKAGVLIFSTNFRKFKLDPTLEQEFDVREISDQTVPLDFQRNRRIHRCWEMRHPFSPSEPQEAC; via the coding sequence ATGTACCGCATCCGCCCGACATCGAAAAAAAAGAAAAAGCAGCCCCTGAGATTCACCGCCACCTGCGGCTTTGGCCTGGAACCGCTGGTCAGTGAGGAAATAGCCTCCTTCGGCGGCGAACAGATCGACGCCCATCCCGGTGCGGTCACCTGGAGCGGCCACCTGGAAAGCGGCTACCGCGCCTGTCTGTGGTCGCGTTTTGCCTCGCGCATCCTGCTGGAACTGGCCCGGTTCGACGCCCCCAATCCGGACGCCCTGTATGCCCATGCCGGCAACATCCTCTGGGACGAGCATTTCACCGCTCAACAGACCTTTGCCGTCCACACCACCCTGGTCAACGCCTCCCTCACCCACAGCCAATTCGCCTCGCTGCGGATCAAGGACGCCATTGTCGACCAATTTCGCAAACGGTTCGGCAAGCGTCCGGATGTCAACGCCTTTGCCCCGGACATTCGTCTCAACCTCCATGTCCAGGGTACCGGCGCATCGCTCTCCCTGGATCTCTCGGGGGAGAGCCTGCACCGGCGCGGCTATCGCACCGGCAGCGGTGAGGCGCCGCTCAAGGAGACCCTGGCCGCGGCCATCGTCCGCCTTTCGGGCTGGCTGGATCGTCGGCAAGCGGAACCCATCCTGCTTGACCCGATGTGCGGCGGCGGCACCCTGCTGATCGAGGCGGCCCTGATGCTCAGCGACAGCGCTCCCGGCTTGCTGCGCAAAACTTTTGGCTTCATGGCCTGGAACAAACATGACCCGCTGTTATGGGAACGCTTGGTCCAGGAGGCCTTGGACCGCGAAGGTCGGAGTTTGCCCGAAACCTGGCCACAGTTCATCGGCTACGACGCCGACCCCAAGGTGGTGGCCGCGGCCCGCAAAAACGTGATCGCCGCCGGACTGCGTGATGTGATCGTCATCAAACAACGGCAACTGGCCCGCCTGCAGAGCCCGGGCCCCAGGGGATGCCTGCTGACCAATCCGCCCTACGGCGAGCGTTTGTCGGAAAAAGAGGCGGTCAAATATCTCTACCGCTGCCTGGGCCGGGTATTCCGTAGCCAGTTTTCCGGCTGGACGCTCGGCTTTTTCACCGCCAACCCCGATCTTGCCGAGATGACCGGCATGCAGTGGCAAGAGCGGCACCGGCTGTTCAATGGCCCGATCAAGTGCCAGCTGCTGGTAGGTCAGGAGAGTCAGATGGGAGAAAAGGCCGTGCACCGCTGGGCCCCGGTCGCCCTGGCGGCCGGCAGCCCCGGTGAGGATCTGGCCAACCGCCTGATCAAGAACTGCACCACCCTCCTGCCGTGGGCCGAGGCCGAAGGCATCACCTGTTTTCGCCTCTATGATGGCGACATCCCGGAATACAACCTGGCCATCGATTGCTACGAGGAATGGCTCCATGTTCAGGAGTACGCCCCGCCGGCCACCATCGATCCCGCCAAGGCAGAGGAGCGATTCCAGCAGGCCCTGCAGGTCATCCGCGCCGTGTTCGACGTGCCCCGCAGCCGGCTCTTTATCAAGACGCGGCAGAAACAGAAAGGGGCGCAACAGTACCAGAAAAAACCGGGAACCGGCACCCTGTACGAAGTGCGCGAGGGCGGCGGCCGATTTCTGGTCAACTTCACCGACTACCTCGATACCGGTCTGTTTCTCGATCATCGACTGACCCGGACGCGACTGGGCCAGTTGACCCACGGCAAAACCTTTCTCAACCTGTTCGCCTATACCGGCTCGGCCACCGTCTATGCCGCCATGGGCGGCGCCACCGCCACCACCACGGTGGATGTTTCCGAAACCTACCTGAGTCGGGCCCAGGCCAACCTGGCGCTCAACGGCTTTGGCGGACCGCTGCACCAGTGTGTCGAGGCCGACTGCATGGACTGGCTCAAGCGCAACCACGACCGCTTCGGGGTGATCTTTGTCGATCCGCCCACCTTTTCCAATGCCCGCCACCGTAAGCAAACGTTCGACATCCAGAACGATCACCCTGCCCTGCTCCGCCTGGCCATGCAGCATCTGACCAAGGCCGGGGTGCTGATCTTCTCCACCAATTTTCGCAAGTTCAAACTGGACCCGACCCTTGAGCAGGAATTCGACGTGCGCGAAATCAGCGACCAGACCGTGCCTCTGGATTTCCAGCGCAACCGCCGCATCCACCGCTGCTGGGAGATGCGTCACCCGTTCAGCCCCTCGGAGCCCCAGGAGGCATGCTGA
- a CDS encoding ATP-binding response regulator: MDEHNAAPHARDTEDSRLNREHGHALHNIFSIIIANAEMIGEESRGMETLQRRLDRIIAASRRGEQLVDGIRSLSKARHAPRPEPTEQASLPTVADGRLGRVLIVDDEPDVVEILRRYLERAGLQVHGFIDSREALNGLRREPLAYDLVITDLDMPNLGGIELREQLRTIRPDLPVIVITGHEGQCSGGPFSLSGVTEWLSKPINRNHLLDTVGRLLPPA; this comes from the coding sequence ATGGACGAGCACAATGCAGCACCACACGCACGCGACACGGAGGACAGCCGGCTCAACCGGGAACACGGGCATGCCCTGCACAATATTTTCAGCATCATAATCGCCAACGCGGAAATGATCGGCGAGGAATCGAGGGGCATGGAGACGCTGCAACGGCGGCTCGACCGGATCATCGCGGCCAGCCGCCGGGGCGAGCAGTTGGTGGACGGGATACGCTCCCTTTCCAAGGCACGGCATGCGCCCCGGCCCGAACCCACGGAGCAGGCATCGCTTCCCACCGTTGCCGACGGGAGATTGGGCCGTGTGCTGATCGTCGACGATGAACCCGATGTGGTGGAGATTCTCCGGAGGTACCTTGAACGGGCCGGGTTGCAGGTTCATGGTTTCATCGACAGCCGCGAGGCCTTGAACGGGCTGCGCCGGGAACCGTTGGCCTACGATCTGGTGATCACCGACCTCGATATGCCGAACCTGGGTGGAATCGAGTTGCGCGAGCAGCTGCGGACCATCCGTCCGGACCTGCCAGTCATCGTCATCACCGGCCATGAAGGGCAGTGTTCCGGGGGGCCGTTCTCGCTGTCCGGTGTCACGGAGTGGTTGTCCAAACCGATCAACCGGAACCACCTGTTGGACACGGTGGGGCGTCTTTTGCCGCCGGCTTGA